The following are from one region of the Vanessa atalanta chromosome 5, ilVanAtal1.2, whole genome shotgun sequence genome:
- the LOC125064323 gene encoding uncharacterized protein LOC125064323 yields MTMDIQNSYQNYKEQSPDSKETNLNIESAKISQNTKPDMQSTVINQGKASKRSFDVAFLMMPDEKIRQIQPERQLRVSKQLFNTEEWEQPTKRVSEVYKQSEYSNDNTLDSKDPDEERVRVNNNMSPSFGSDINIDVGTDEYPSKIMYCSDSDTSERSRSRPNSNESATRHPKFLHEYKNKIFDDPTLISIQTRARFDNRFGEKQHEISPKSAFTKVSNFSVRSPNPSVSPDNLLYQNSVSPPLSASSPPSNSYNKSFNNLLTPAHLLNGHNFFKSQNVPSTSPNYPEASPMQRTSASFKAIEYQGKHDAKSTQISSNKMNFIPFRPELPYLQAGPSYPFGVQNFQQPNPDFLKFQGPPREPVNPLIANPAAAILSTLLPSTIAAFSLPAQNVCAKCSISFRMTSDLVYHMRTHHKSESTADPNRRKREEKLKCPVCNESFRERHHLTRHMTAHQDKEGDLDDISASQSFNKKSKQFYSHNGGSILHK; encoded by the coding sequence ATGACAATGGACATTCAAAATAgctatcaaaattataaagaacAATCTCCGGATTCTAAGGAgaccaatttaaatatagaaagtgCTAAAATTTCACAAAATACTAAACCTGATATGCAGTCCACTGTGATCAATCAAGGCAAGGCTTCGAAAAGATCATTCGACGTGGCTTTCTTGATGATGCCAGACGAAAAAATTCGTCAAATTCAACCCGAGAGACAGTTGAGAGTTTCAAAACAGCTGTTCAATACAGAGGAATGGGAGCAGCCGACTAAAAGAGTATCGGAAGTTTATAAGCAGAGTGAATACTCTAATGATAATACCCTCGATTCAAAAGATCCGGACGAGGAAAGAGTTCGAGTGAACAACAACATGTCCCCAAGTTTTGGTTCTGATATAAACATCGACGTCGGTACTGATGAATATCCGAGTAAGATTATGTACTGTAGCGATTCCGATACTTCTGAGAGATCGCGTAGTCGCCCTAACTCAAACGAGAGTGCAACTAGACACCCAAAGTTTTTACATgagtataagaataaaatttttgatgaCCCCACTCTTATAAGTATACAAACAAGAGCAAGGTTTGACAATCGATTTGGTGAAAAGCAACATGAAATATCACCTAAAAGCGCTTTTACAAAAGTATCTAATTTTTCAGTCCGATCACCGAATCCATCAGTCAGTCCAGATAACTTATTATATCAGAACTCTGTAAGTCCACCGTTATCTGCATCTAGTCCTCCATCAAACTCCTACAATAAGAGTTTCAACAACCTTCTGACACCTGCACATTTGCTAAACGGTCACAATTTCTTCAAGTCTCAAAACGTACCCTCAACGTCGCCAAATTATCCAGAAGCAAGTCCAATGCAGCGAACAAGTGCTTCGTTCAAAGCGATCGAATACCAAGGTAAACACGACGCGAAATCAACGCAAATATCATCaaacaaaatgaattttataccaTTCCGACCTGAATTACCATATTTACAAGCAGGACCGTCATATCCATTTGGTGTTCAAAATTTTCAGCAGCCCAATCCTGATTTTCTGAAATTTCAAGGACCACCTCGTGAACCGGTCAACCCTTTAATTGCAAACCCTGCGGCTGCAATTTTAAGCACACTTTTGCCATCGACCATAGCGGCATTTTCCTTACCAGCACAGAACGTATGCGCTAAATGCAGTATAAGCTTCAGAATGACGTCAGATCTAGTTTATCACATGAGAACTCACCACAAGAGCGAGTCAACTGCTGATCCAAATAGGAGAAAAagagaagaaaaattaaaatgtcctGTATGTAATGAAAGTTTTAGAGAGAGGCATCATCTTACGAGACACATGACAGCGCACCAAGATAAAGAGGGCGATTTGGATGACATATCGGCTTCGcaaagttttaacaaaaaaagcaaACAATTTTACTCCCATAACGGAGGATCTATcctccataaataa